In a genomic window of Pedobacter sp. KBS0701:
- a CDS encoding glutamine synthetase family protein: MSTSKEILDYVKHHPSGKVKLAVADIDGILRGKYVAAEKFTSLVEGRLAFCDVTFGWDAGDLAYENGKYTGWHTGYPDAQVKIDLNTFRKIPWENEVPFFLGDFIDDQDRPNFVCPRQLLKKLITECKNEGFSPLFAQEFEWFNFSETPETAHEKGFTNLKPLSPGMFGYSILRSTYRNAFMSDLFELLNKFDIPIEGLHTETGPGVYEAAIKYAPALQAADQAILFKTAVKEIAYKHGILATFMAKISENLPGCSGHVHQSLWDSNNKTNLFYEEKDPDKMSETMKSYIAGQLYCLPHLLPMIAPTINSYKRLVEGAWAPTTVTWGIDNRTTALRALPGSKKASRLETRIVGSDTNPYLALSACLAAGMYGVKNKLKLEQHATKGNGYTDLSNGILSRNLFEATQKMKNSDLAKTLLGENFVDHFTMTREWECKQYAKVVTDWELKRYLEII; encoded by the coding sequence ATGAGTACTAGCAAAGAGATTCTGGATTACGTAAAACATCATCCTTCTGGAAAAGTAAAACTAGCTGTTGCTGATATCGACGGCATTCTCAGAGGGAAATATGTCGCTGCTGAAAAGTTTACTTCACTGGTTGAAGGCAGACTGGCTTTCTGCGATGTTACTTTCGGCTGGGATGCAGGTGATCTGGCTTACGAAAATGGAAAATATACGGGTTGGCATACCGGTTACCCGGATGCTCAGGTGAAAATCGACCTAAACACCTTTCGAAAAATCCCATGGGAAAATGAGGTGCCATTCTTTTTGGGAGATTTTATTGATGACCAGGATCGACCAAATTTTGTTTGCCCGAGGCAGCTGCTAAAAAAACTGATCACTGAATGTAAAAATGAAGGCTTCTCACCACTTTTTGCTCAGGAATTTGAATGGTTCAATTTTTCGGAAACGCCAGAAACCGCCCATGAGAAAGGTTTTACCAACTTAAAACCCTTAAGTCCGGGCATGTTTGGCTATTCCATTTTAAGGAGCACTTACCGGAATGCATTTATGAGCGACCTGTTCGAACTGCTGAATAAATTCGACATCCCTATTGAAGGCTTGCATACCGAAACCGGACCAGGGGTTTACGAAGCTGCCATCAAATATGCTCCGGCTTTACAAGCTGCCGATCAAGCAATTTTATTTAAAACAGCCGTAAAGGAAATTGCCTACAAACATGGGATCCTGGCCACTTTTATGGCTAAAATAAGCGAAAACTTACCTGGTTGCAGCGGACATGTGCATCAAAGCTTATGGGACAGCAACAACAAAACCAATCTCTTTTACGAGGAAAAAGATCCGGATAAAATGAGCGAAACGATGAAAAGTTATATCGCTGGTCAGCTGTATTGTCTACCGCACCTTTTGCCAATGATTGCCCCTACCATAAACAGTTATAAACGTTTGGTTGAGGGCGCATGGGCACCAACCACCGTAACCTGGGGAATCGACAACCGCACTACGGCATTGCGCGCATTGCCTGGAAGTAAAAAAGCTTCACGTTTAGAAACACGAATAGTAGGATCTGATACCAATCCATATTTGGCACTTTCTGCCTGTTTAGCCGCCGGAATGTATGGTGTTAAAAACAAACTCAAACTGGAACAACATGCTACCAAAGGGAATGGATATACCGATTTATCAAATGGTATATTATCCCGTAATTTATTCGAGGCTACACAAAAAATGAAAAATTCAGATCTGGCCAAAACATTATTGGGAGAAAATTTCGTTGATCATTTTACGATGACACGGGAATGGGAATGTAAGCAATACGCCAAAGTGGTAACCGATTGGGAGTTAAAAAGGTATTTAGAAATTATTTAG
- the eat gene encoding ethanolamine permease, which translates to MEQKDGLRKTLTPFMLWGLGVGYVISGMYFGWNLGLEKGGTLGMAIATVAIMVMYITFSFSYAELACAIPKAGGVFDYANTALGKNLGFIAGIAQMVEFIFAPPAIAFAIGAYFNAFFPQVHILTSAIAVYFIFTALNVYGVKAAASFEVIITILAVGELLLFSGITLAKFHPGNLVHNNFPNGWSGVFAAIPFAIWFFLGIEGVANVAEETKNPQRDISKGFGWGIFTLVVLCVLVFISTIGIDGWETIVYKNGKSGETSDSPLPLALSMITGDNHLMYHLLITVGLFGLVASFHGLVLAAGRSTYEMGRVKSIPAILGKISPKFQTPANALIGNMVIGIIALLSGKTAEIIIISVFGALTLYIISMISVMVLRKNSPEMARPFKTPVYPLFPIIALIISCVSFIAMLIYNLKLGLIYSGIVLGIFLLYKIFKKAD; encoded by the coding sequence ATGGAACAAAAAGATGGCTTAAGGAAAACGCTTACCCCCTTTATGCTCTGGGGGCTTGGCGTGGGTTATGTAATTTCGGGAATGTATTTCGGCTGGAATTTGGGTCTCGAAAAAGGTGGCACCCTGGGTATGGCCATTGCTACGGTTGCCATCATGGTGATGTATATTACCTTTAGTTTCAGTTATGCCGAACTGGCCTGCGCCATACCAAAAGCTGGCGGTGTTTTCGATTATGCCAATACTGCGCTGGGTAAAAACCTCGGTTTTATTGCGGGTATTGCCCAAATGGTCGAATTTATATTTGCCCCGCCTGCCATTGCATTTGCCATTGGTGCTTATTTTAATGCATTTTTCCCGCAGGTACACATTCTTACGAGTGCAATTGCGGTGTATTTCATTTTTACAGCTTTAAATGTTTATGGTGTAAAGGCTGCAGCTTCATTCGAAGTCATTATTACCATTTTGGCTGTTGGAGAACTGTTGCTGTTTTCAGGCATTACCTTAGCCAAATTTCATCCTGGAAACCTGGTGCATAACAACTTTCCTAATGGCTGGAGCGGTGTTTTCGCAGCAATCCCTTTTGCCATCTGGTTTTTCCTCGGTATCGAAGGTGTTGCCAATGTAGCCGAGGAAACCAAGAACCCACAACGCGATATCAGCAAAGGTTTTGGCTGGGGCATATTTACGCTGGTTGTATTATGTGTACTGGTTTTTATCTCAACCATTGGCATTGATGGCTGGGAAACCATTGTATATAAAAACGGAAAATCGGGCGAAACCTCTGATTCACCTTTGCCACTTGCCCTTTCGATGATAACCGGCGATAATCATTTAATGTACCACTTACTGATTACGGTTGGTTTATTTGGACTGGTAGCCTCCTTTCATGGTTTAGTTTTAGCAGCGGGCAGGTCTACTTATGAAATGGGCAGGGTAAAAAGTATCCCTGCAATATTGGGAAAAATCTCACCAAAATTTCAAACGCCGGCGAATGCATTGATCGGTAATATGGTAATTGGCATCATCGCTCTTTTATCTGGTAAAACTGCCGAGATTATTATCATTTCGGTATTTGGCGCATTGACATTGTATATCATTTCGATGATTTCGGTAATGGTGCTCAGAAAAAACAGTCCGGAAATGGCGAGGCCTTTTAAAACACCGGTTTATCCATTATTTCCCATCATTGCATTGATCATTTCCTGTGTTTCTTTTATCGCAATGCTGATTTATAATCTTAAATTGGGTTTAATTTATTCGGGCATTGTTTTAGGCATATTTCTTCTATATAAAATCTTTAAAAAGGCAGATTAA
- a CDS encoding gamma-glutamyl-gamma-aminobutyrate hydrolase family protein produces MPDKITIGVTDCSKYTIYRDWALYYHKNVEVIQLGYKLNNFDEIKKCDGIVLTGGEDVHPRFYNQPEYYPYCYEDDIDEKRDEFEFKVLTYTEAHSIPILGICRGMQVGNVFFGGTLIPDIATWGKFDHSKMHDKSDRYHEILVNPSSWLNQIVNTDKGLVNSNHHQSTDKTGKGLVVSAISPDGVTEAMERLEPEGKSFLLFVQWHPERLQDQHSPFSKNIHEAFIHAINLNINHR; encoded by the coding sequence ATGCCTGATAAAATAACTATTGGTGTTACCGATTGCAGCAAGTATACCATTTACCGCGACTGGGCATTATATTACCATAAAAATGTAGAAGTAATCCAGCTCGGATACAAGCTTAACAATTTCGACGAGATCAAAAAATGCGATGGCATCGTTTTAACTGGTGGTGAAGACGTGCATCCGAGATTTTATAATCAGCCCGAATATTATCCTTATTGCTACGAGGATGATATCGATGAAAAACGTGATGAGTTCGAATTTAAAGTTTTAACCTATACCGAAGCTCATTCAATCCCGATTTTAGGTATATGCCGCGGCATGCAGGTTGGAAATGTGTTTTTTGGTGGCACCCTAATCCCCGACATCGCAACCTGGGGAAAATTCGATCATTCTAAAATGCACGATAAATCAGACCGCTACCACGAAATTTTGGTAAATCCATCTTCATGGCTCAATCAGATTGTAAATACCGATAAAGGATTGGTAAATAGCAACCACCATCAAAGCACCGATAAAACTGGAAAAGGGCTTGTGGTGAGCGCAATTTCTCCTGATGGGGTTACCGAAGCCATGGAACGATTGGAACCGGAAGGAAAATCATTTTTGTTATTTGTACAATGGCATCCCGAGCGGTTGCAAGATCAGCACAGTCCATTTAGCAAAAACATACACGAGGCTTTTATTCATGCGATAAACTTAAATATTAACCACAGATAA
- a CDS encoding M48 family metallopeptidase, translating into MHENALRPSENFKKMAAKSVQAITLFIATYIVLIIFTLALTAISCYLGIMLMEYISSSITFILGIGLIGFGFMILFFLVKFMFKSNKVDRSHLMEITRPDQPNIFKMIDEIVLSVQTDFPKKVYLSNEVNAAVFYDSNFWSMFFPVRKNLIIGFGLINTTTADELRVILAHEFGHFSQKSMKVGIYVYQFNKIIYDMLYENESYDKVTRGIANASSYIGVFVLISDKIIGLMQQILVRVYQVLSESYSKLSHEMEFYADAVAAVVVGSKPLVDSLLRMQLASRSVDIIYNYYERKIDDCVISANIFPQQILVMNFLAQRNKLPFENGFPQVSIDYYNRFNKSKISFSNQYSSHPETDERVKRLNDLGIPVAKPYHDMANTLLVDQEKIAEKFTAQIFQRAVYREQPSVQQLSDFETDFLKENDQNSYPDIFNGYFDYRNPYHQFNIDSFDLPTIPSELSVEEFFDDTNLSVMYELKALEADLATIDNIDSQVINVKTFNYDGKKYSLADCRAMIDYLKGEISKKNGQLALLDVKVFEYFRFLAKENQTEATFKSLSIKYKQVAEEFTVQENAYLDLANATRFMHTSASKEMIKRKMVVVKKEEQKFKDYLIAIVNDDAYASLITEEAKTALADYLKHDYKYFGADLYFDEELKDLFFAMSFFGGVIYERHFLTKRELLNFEAKLINPVFS; encoded by the coding sequence ATGCACGAAAACGCTCTCCGGCCTTCTGAAAATTTTAAGAAGATGGCAGCCAAGTCTGTACAGGCGATTACCTTATTCATTGCCACCTATATAGTTTTAATAATATTTACATTGGCGCTAACCGCAATTTCCTGTTATTTAGGGATAATGCTCATGGAGTACATCAGCTCTTCTATTACTTTTATTCTGGGCATCGGTTTGATAGGTTTTGGCTTTATGATCCTGTTTTTTCTGGTCAAGTTTATGTTTAAGAGCAATAAGGTGGACAGGTCTCATTTAATGGAAATTACCAGGCCCGATCAGCCTAATATCTTTAAAATGATTGATGAAATTGTTTTAAGCGTACAAACAGATTTCCCGAAAAAAGTATACCTATCGAATGAGGTTAATGCTGCCGTTTTTTACGATTCGAACTTTTGGAGCATGTTTTTCCCCGTGCGCAAAAACCTGATAATCGGATTTGGTCTGATTAATACGACCACTGCTGATGAACTACGTGTAATATTGGCCCATGAGTTTGGCCACTTTTCGCAAAAGAGCATGAAGGTAGGTATTTATGTATATCAATTTAATAAGATTATTTACGATATGCTTTATGAAAATGAAAGTTATGATAAAGTAACGCGGGGCATAGCGAATGCAAGTTCTTATATTGGTGTTTTTGTGCTGATTTCTGATAAGATAATTGGTTTGATGCAACAAATTCTAGTGCGTGTATATCAGGTTTTAAGTGAGAGTTACAGCAAACTTTCGCACGAAATGGAATTTTATGCCGATGCAGTTGCGGCAGTAGTTGTAGGTTCTAAACCCCTCGTTGATTCGTTATTGCGCATGCAGCTCGCAAGCCGTTCTGTAGATATTATCTATAATTATTACGAAAGAAAAATCGATGATTGTGTTATTTCGGCAAATATTTTTCCGCAACAGATTTTAGTAATGAATTTTTTGGCTCAAAGGAATAAACTGCCTTTCGAAAATGGATTCCCGCAGGTGAGTATTGATTATTATAACCGCTTTAACAAATCAAAAATATCCTTTTCCAATCAATATAGCTCACATCCTGAAACCGATGAGCGTGTTAAAAGATTAAATGACCTTGGAATTCCTGTTGCAAAACCATACCATGATATGGCGAACACACTACTTGTTGATCAGGAAAAAATTGCTGAAAAATTTACAGCACAGATATTCCAGCGCGCAGTTTACCGAGAGCAACCATCGGTACAGCAGTTGAGTGACTTCGAAACTGATTTTTTGAAAGAAAATGATCAAAATTCTTATCCTGATATTTTTAATGGTTATTTCGATTATAGAAATCCCTATCATCAATTTAATATAGATTCATTTGATCTGCCAACTATTCCATCCGAATTGAGCGTTGAAGAGTTTTTTGATGACACCAACTTAAGCGTAATGTATGAGTTGAAGGCATTGGAAGCCGATCTGGCCACGATAGATAATATAGATTCGCAGGTGATTAATGTTAAAACATTTAATTACGATGGCAAAAAGTATTCGCTGGCAGATTGTAGGGCAATGATCGATTATCTGAAGGGTGAAATAAGCAAGAAAAATGGGCAATTGGCCCTGCTCGATGTAAAGGTTTTTGAATATTTCAGATTTTTGGCAAAAGAAAATCAAACTGAAGCAACATTTAAATCGCTTTCGATCAAATATAAGCAGGTTGCTGAAGAATTCACGGTTCAAGAGAATGCTTATTTAGATCTGGCCAATGCAACAAGATTTATGCATACATCAGCATCCAAGGAAATGATCAAAAGAAAGATGGTGGTCGTTAAAAAAGAAGAGCAGAAATTTAAGGATTATTTGATTGCAATCGTTAACGATGATGCGTATGCCAGTTTAATAACCGAAGAGGCAAAAACAGCCCTGGCAGATTACTTAAAACATGATTATAAGTATTTTGGGGCAGATCTTTATTTTGATGAAGAGCTTAAGGACTTATTTTTTGCGATGAGTTTTTTCGGAGGAGTAATTTATGAACGACATTTCCTTACTAAAAGAGAACTTCTGAACTTTGAAGCAAAGTTGATAAATCCGGTATTTAGTTAG
- a CDS encoding STAS/SEC14 domain-containing protein, whose translation MGNDRDNNLIEGEIADYLLTDTGILIAYSKNILRTVENISANVALVKKITDNKKVPLLIYLKNSPVPDKETRKFSTQQLPQIYTAMAMVSKPGLAQLIMKILFKFQNPPIPMKSFTDDKKAMEWLTQFL comes from the coding sequence ATGGGAAACGATAGAGATAATAACCTTATCGAAGGCGAAATAGCCGATTATTTATTAACAGATACCGGAATACTGATTGCGTACAGCAAAAATATTTTACGTACCGTAGAAAATATTTCGGCCAATGTTGCGCTGGTGAAAAAAATCACCGATAACAAGAAAGTTCCGTTGTTAATTTATTTGAAAAATTCGCCGGTTCCGGATAAAGAAACAAGAAAATTTTCGACTCAGCAGCTGCCCCAAATTTATACCGCAATGGCCATGGTTTCGAAACCGGGTTTGGCACAATTAATTATGAAAATACTTTTTAAGTTTCAAAACCCGCCTATACCGATGAAATCATTTACAGATGATAAGAAAGCGATGGAATGGTTGACGCAGTTTTTGTAA
- the yiaA gene encoding inner membrane protein YiaA: MNQKPSNAFVAAAWIALGIGMIGFIVGLWRSDMLLNEKGYYFTVLMFGLFAVISLQKAVRDKLEGIPVTEIYYGLSWFSTLLTITLLVIGLWNATLLPSEKGFYAFAFLLSLFGAITVQKNTRDSQIVNKNRDSE, translated from the coding sequence ATGAATCAAAAACCATCGAATGCATTCGTGGCTGCGGCCTGGATTGCATTAGGCATCGGAATGATCGGCTTTATTGTAGGCCTGTGGCGTTCTGATATGCTTCTCAACGAAAAAGGATATTATTTTACGGTATTGATGTTTGGCCTTTTTGCCGTAATCTCTTTACAAAAAGCTGTTCGCGATAAACTGGAAGGAATTCCCGTTACCGAAATTTATTATGGTCTTAGCTGGTTTTCTACACTGCTCACCATCACTTTGTTGGTAATCGGTTTGTGGAATGCCACTTTGTTACCCAGTGAAAAAGGGTTTTATGCCTTTGCCTTTTTACTCTCACTTTTCGGCGCCATTACGGTGCAGAAAAATACGAGAGATAGTCAGATCGTAAATAAAAATCGTGATTCGGAATAA
- a CDS encoding NAD(P)H-hydrate dehydratase: MRTLLTSAQMRSADQFTIANKPIASIDLMEKAARAFVQCFLRDEFDATKSVAIFCGKGNNGGDGLAIAHLLMANGYENIKVYIVNFSKKQSDDFTINLQRIDESRCKKVVINQPSDLKSLKADLVIDAILGSGLDKALTGDYEELVQFINKQHKKVYAVDVPTGFFSEGKLPEVYNGIKAYKTISFQRPKINFFFPESAAATEKFEVVEIELNELFIQKQEADFYLTDESDIQKKLQPRKLFSHKGTYGHALIIAGNTDTMGAALLSSMACLHTGAGLTTACIPQSGLIALNTSLPEVMALPRDEYTRIENPKKYQAIAIGPGLGTNPENEKLLESLILANQPLVIDADALNILGERPDLIDKLVPNTILTPHVKEFDRLFGEHDSWWDRVQSAKEKAKRLKIVIVLKNQYIFICLPTGKVLINLTGHPAMAQGGMGDILTGIIAGFVAQRYSATDAAILACYIHGKAGDHLAQEQFVVTASHLSARISKEIKVLISI; the protein is encoded by the coding sequence ATGCGAACGTTGCTTACTTCTGCCCAAATGCGCAGTGCCGATCAGTTTACCATTGCAAACAAACCCATTGCATCAATCGATCTAATGGAAAAGGCTGCCAGGGCTTTTGTTCAGTGCTTTTTGAGAGATGAGTTTGACGCCACTAAAAGTGTGGCCATTTTTTGTGGAAAGGGAAATAATGGTGGCGATGGATTAGCGATTGCCCATTTGTTAATGGCCAACGGTTATGAAAACATTAAAGTTTACATTGTTAACTTTAGTAAAAAGCAAAGCGACGATTTTACCATCAACCTGCAACGGATAGACGAATCGCGCTGCAAAAAAGTAGTAATCAACCAACCTTCCGATCTGAAAAGCTTAAAAGCAGATTTAGTGATCGATGCCATTTTAGGTTCGGGCTTAGATAAAGCGTTGACAGGCGACTATGAAGAACTGGTTCAGTTTATTAATAAACAACATAAAAAGGTTTATGCGGTTGATGTACCTACAGGTTTTTTTTCTGAAGGAAAATTACCTGAAGTGTATAACGGCATAAAAGCCTATAAAACGATCTCATTTCAACGTCCAAAGATTAACTTTTTCTTTCCCGAATCTGCCGCTGCAACTGAAAAATTTGAAGTGGTAGAAATTGAGCTCAATGAGCTATTTATCCAAAAACAGGAAGCCGATTTTTATTTAACAGATGAAAGCGATATTCAAAAAAAACTACAGCCACGCAAGTTATTCAGTCATAAAGGTACTTATGGCCATGCATTGATTATAGCGGGTAATACCGATACCATGGGGGCGGCTTTACTCTCTTCAATGGCTTGTTTACATACAGGTGCGGGTTTAACTACCGCCTGCATCCCACAAAGTGGATTAATAGCTTTAAATACCAGCTTACCCGAAGTAATGGCACTGCCAAGAGACGAATATACGCGGATCGAAAACCCAAAGAAATACCAGGCTATAGCCATTGGACCGGGTTTGGGAACAAATCCTGAAAATGAAAAGCTATTGGAAAGTTTGATCTTAGCCAATCAACCCTTAGTGATTGATGCTGATGCCTTAAATATTTTGGGCGAAAGACCGGATCTAATTGATAAACTTGTTCCAAATACCATTTTAACCCCTCATGTAAAAGAGTTCGATCGCTTATTCGGTGAGCACGACAGCTGGTGGGACAGGGTACAGTCGGCCAAAGAAAAAGCCAAAAGATTAAAAATCGTTATCGTACTTAAAAACCAATATATCTTTATTTGTTTGCCAACAGGGAAAGTGCTGATCAACCTAACAGGTCATCCGGCAATGGCACAGGGGGGGATGGGCGACATCTTAACCGGGATTATTGCAGGTTTTGTGGCGCAACGGTATTCTGCAACAGATGCCGCTATTCTGGCTTGCTACATTCATGGAAAAGCAGGCGATCATTTAGCGCAGGAACAATTCGTAGTTACCGCGTCGCATCTTAGCGCAAGGATATCAAAAGAAATTAAAGTGCTCATCTCCATATAG
- a CDS encoding aldehyde dehydrogenase family protein, giving the protein MQIINPATEEIITSLEEDNSSTLHLKFDALKQAQPLWANKTLQERILVIAKFSGLLETEIEELASVLTSEVGKPLQQSRNEINSARARIKWMLNNAEKYLSDEVMVDEPGLKEIIKYEPLGVVCNISAWNYPYLVGVNVFIPALLSGNAVMYKPSEYATLTGLQIEKLLKKAGVPDDIFQIAIGAKETGAALLEMNLDGYFFTGSYKTGKFIYEKVASKMVPCQLELGGKDPLYIADDVADVAAAAVGTADGAFYNNGQSCCSVERIYVHEKNYDDYLNAFLTEVKSWKSGSPTADGTYIGPLTRKEQIAVLKTQVEDALNKGAKLLTGGKALVGKGYYFEPTVLTDVTNDMLVMQEESFGPIIGIMKVKDDAQALNMMRDTDYGLTASVYTADQARAEKILSQLDAGSGYWNCCDRVSAALPWSGRKYSGIGATLSHQGLRAFTKPKGYHLRD; this is encoded by the coding sequence ATGCAAATCATCAACCCAGCAACAGAAGAAATCATTACCAGTTTGGAGGAGGATAATTCATCCACGCTTCATCTAAAATTTGACGCTTTAAAACAAGCGCAGCCGCTATGGGCAAATAAAACCCTTCAGGAAAGGATTTTAGTGATCGCTAAGTTCAGTGGTTTATTGGAAACTGAGATAGAAGAACTGGCCTCGGTATTAACCAGCGAAGTAGGCAAACCTTTACAACAATCGCGTAATGAAATTAATAGTGCAAGAGCCCGTATTAAATGGATGCTTAATAATGCTGAAAAATATTTAAGTGATGAGGTGATGGTTGATGAACCAGGTTTGAAAGAAATCATTAAATACGAGCCGCTGGGTGTCGTATGTAACATTTCGGCGTGGAATTATCCTTACCTGGTTGGCGTAAATGTTTTTATCCCTGCACTTTTAAGTGGTAATGCAGTGATGTACAAACCATCAGAATATGCCACTTTAACCGGGTTACAGATCGAAAAACTGTTGAAGAAAGCAGGTGTACCTGATGATATTTTCCAGATCGCCATCGGTGCGAAAGAAACAGGCGCAGCTTTATTAGAAATGAACTTAGATGGTTATTTTTTTACAGGATCATATAAAACAGGGAAATTCATCTACGAAAAAGTAGCTTCAAAAATGGTTCCCTGTCAGTTGGAGTTAGGTGGAAAAGATCCTTTATATATTGCTGATGACGTGGCCGATGTAGCCGCTGCAGCGGTTGGTACAGCTGATGGCGCTTTTTACAATAACGGACAAAGTTGTTGTTCCGTTGAGCGCATTTATGTGCATGAGAAAAATTACGACGATTATTTGAATGCCTTCCTTACCGAGGTTAAAAGCTGGAAAAGTGGTTCACCTACAGCCGACGGCACTTATATTGGACCCTTAACGAGGAAAGAACAAATAGCGGTATTAAAAACTCAGGTTGAAGATGCTTTAAATAAAGGTGCAAAATTGTTAACCGGAGGCAAAGCCCTTGTAGGAAAAGGCTATTATTTTGAGCCTACCGTACTTACTGATGTAACAAATGATATGCTGGTGATGCAGGAAGAAAGTTTCGGCCCAATTATCGGAATTATGAAAGTGAAAGATGATGCCCAGGCATTAAACATGATGCGAGATACTGATTACGGCCTAACCGCTTCAGTTTACACAGCCGATCAGGCAAGAGCCGAAAAAATACTGTCTCAGCTTGATGCCGGTTCGGGTTATTGGAACTGTTGCGACCGGGTGAGTGCTGCTTTACCTTGGAGCGGAAGAAAATATTCGGGTATCGGTGCTACTTTATCCCACCAGGGATTAAGGGCTTTTACCAAACCAAAAGGTTATCATTTAAGGGATTAA
- a CDS encoding iron-containing alcohol dehydrogenase: MIFDKIHQFNFPTTIRFGAGAVKELPAYLSKNQLKAPLIVTDPTIAQLPFFKKIVEDLKSKNISVEVFSDIHKNPVKSDVYKGTDAWDATHRDSIIGIGGGAALDVARAIVLRVNHREDLFKYDDLIGGDVYVTNDVPHFITIPTTSGTGSEVGRSAIIADDETHQKKILFSPKLMAQIVFADPELTMDLPPFITAATGMDALTHNMEAYLAKNFHPMCDGIALEGLSLIKDSLERATNKPDLESRSKMLMASMMGAIAFQKGLGVVHSLAHPLSSLLDTHHGLANAVNIPYGMQFNIVGFEDRFKKIARTLGLKEENGEAVVKYLFDLNTKVNIPHKLSDIGVKSEHIEILADLAFADFAHPNNPKPVSRADFKQLYLSAL, encoded by the coding sequence ATGATATTTGATAAAATCCATCAGTTTAATTTCCCCACAACCATCCGTTTTGGTGCAGGTGCCGTAAAAGAATTACCAGCTTATTTAAGCAAAAATCAATTAAAAGCCCCATTAATTGTTACCGATCCAACCATTGCCCAACTTCCGTTTTTTAAAAAAATTGTAGAAGATTTAAAGTCAAAAAATATTTCTGTTGAGGTTTTTAGCGACATACACAAAAACCCGGTAAAAAGCGATGTTTACAAAGGTACCGATGCCTGGGATGCTACCCATCGCGATAGCATTATTGGTATTGGCGGTGGCGCAGCTTTGGATGTTGCCCGTGCCATTGTACTGCGTGTTAACCACCGCGAAGATTTATTTAAATATGATGATTTAATCGGTGGAGATGTTTACGTAACCAACGATGTCCCCCATTTTATTACCATCCCAACCACATCAGGTACGGGAAGTGAGGTGGGCCGCAGCGCCATTATTGCCGATGATGAAACCCACCAGAAGAAAATCCTTTTCTCGCCTAAATTAATGGCGCAGATCGTTTTTGCAGATCCGGAGTTGACGATGGATTTACCACCTTTTATCACGGCAGCAACAGGGATGGATGCCCTAACACACAATATGGAAGCTTATCTGGCCAAAAACTTCCATCCTATGTGCGATGGAATTGCCTTAGAAGGTCTTTCGTTGATTAAAGACTCATTGGAACGCGCTACCAATAAGCCCGATTTAGAAAGCCGTAGCAAAATGTTAATGGCTTCCATGATGGGCGCCATCGCCTTTCAGAAGGGTTTAGGTGTCGTCCACTCGTTGGCGCATCCTCTTTCTTCTCTTTTAGATACCCACCATGGTCTGGCAAATGCCGTGAATATTCCTTATGGAATGCAATTCAACATTGTGGGATTTGAAGACCGGTTTAAAAAAATTGCCCGAACACTCGGGCTTAAAGAGGAAAATGGAGAAGCTGTTGTAAAATATCTGTTCGATTTAAATACGAAAGTAAATATTCCGCATAAATTGAGTGATATTGGCGTTAAAAGTGAACACATTGAAATACTTGCCGATTTAGCATTTGCAGATTTCGCACATCCAAACAATCCTAAACCGGTAAGCAGAGCAGATTTTAAACAATTGTATTTAAGTGCTCTTTAA